Proteins found in one Methanomassiliicoccus sp. genomic segment:
- a CDS encoding DUF354 domain-containing protein, which produces MAYDRRGQFLLNGSKDKDVGIFVNTPAQVHFFRNIVRELEKRGRATHIVARDYGETVPLLEEMGIDHFLYSTPSSSKAGKVTSIPSDVIKATRWLKRFDIGLITGFGSYDTYASTLMGLPNLIFNDSEFTISTLYYILEFKLVMPFVDHIITPSYFRQDLGRKQLRVNSLKEMAYLHPSYYTPDEGVLDLLSVSKDEPYSILRFNAFDAIHDKGVWGFDDDSKRELVKRLEEHSRVFISSEKGVPPELRSNVINIPRYRIHDALSYARLLVTDTQTMATESAILGTPTVRCNSFVGPTDMGNFIELEEKYGLIVNLSDRGRAIDRAVELVQDKGAKVEWKRKRSRLLDDYVDITALMVWLIEDYPRNMERLIADPETVSGFRFKSPRPLI; this is translated from the coding sequence ATGGCATATGACCGGAGGGGTCAGTTCCTGCTTAACGGTAGTAAAGACAAAGACGTTGGGATATTCGTCAATACTCCCGCGCAGGTCCACTTCTTCCGCAACATAGTCAGAGAGTTAGAGAAGAGGGGGAGGGCCACCCACATCGTGGCCAGGGACTACGGGGAGACCGTGCCCTTGCTGGAGGAGATGGGGATCGATCACTTCCTCTACTCCACCCCCAGTTCCTCAAAGGCCGGCAAAGTAACTTCGATCCCCTCCGATGTCATCAAAGCCACCAGATGGCTGAAGAGGTTCGACATCGGTCTGATCACAGGATTCGGGAGCTATGATACCTACGCATCGACGTTGATGGGTCTTCCCAACCTCATCTTCAACGATTCCGAGTTCACCATCAGCACTCTGTACTACATCCTGGAGTTCAAGCTGGTGATGCCCTTCGTGGACCACATCATTACCCCTTCCTACTTCCGCCAGGACCTGGGAAGGAAGCAGCTGCGGGTGAACAGCCTCAAGGAGATGGCGTACCTGCATCCATCATACTACACGCCGGACGAGGGGGTGCTCGACCTCCTGTCTGTGTCCAAGGACGAGCCTTACTCTATCCTGCGCTTCAACGCCTTCGATGCCATCCATGACAAGGGCGTATGGGGCTTCGACGATGATTCCAAACGCGAGCTGGTAAAAAGATTGGAGGAGCACTCCCGGGTCTTCATCTCCTCGGAGAAAGGCGTCCCCCCGGAGCTGAGGTCCAATGTGATAAACATCCCAAGGTACCGAATCCATGACGCCCTCTCCTACGCCCGGCTCCTGGTCACTGACACCCAGACCATGGCCACCGAGAGCGCCATCCTGGGGACCCCCACGGTACGGTGCAACTCCTTCGTGGGTCCGACGGACATGGGCAACTTCATCGAGCTGGAGGAGAAGTATGGGCTCATCGTGAACCTCTCCGACCGCGGCAGGGCGATCGACAGGGCCGTGGAGCTCGTTCAGGACAAGGGAGCGAAGGTGGAGTGGAAGAGGAAGCGGTCCCGTCTACTGGACGATTACGTGGACATCACCGCCCTGATGGTCTGGCTAATCGAGGATTACCCTCGCAACATGGAGCGTTTGATCGCCGATCCTGAGACCGTGTCGGGCTTCAGGTTCAAATCCCCCCGTCCCCTTATCTGA
- a CDS encoding Gfo/Idh/MocA family oxidoreductase yields the protein MDVGVIGLGKMGLLHAAIFNRLDGCRVTALCDVNELMLKILRSGNDDVRTYTDFQIMLDENDLDIVVVATPVFLHGSMATTALKKGMHVLIEKPMAKTTEECSTIIGNANGSKSLVGYCRRFMPTYNSAKKLIEEEELGKVLSFRSHFYLSQVDKRMEGWQFDPYKGGGGALIDLGCHALDMVHYILGPMRSVSCRTERVISESVEDVARLELTLNSGVRGNLAVSWVESGYRLPEMMLEVTCEKGVARVAEKYLETVSNDGTVNKRFKQCFPDPIPFNIGGREYTAEDLHLVESIRDAQNTKCDIKVGSMPTSVIDSAYLSARDGQPQKVRYL from the coding sequence ATGGACGTCGGCGTGATCGGACTAGGAAAGATGGGTCTGTTACATGCGGCTATCTTTAACCGACTGGATGGTTGCCGTGTGACCGCACTCTGTGATGTCAATGAGCTCATGCTCAAGATATTACGGAGCGGTAACGACGACGTCAGGACCTACACGGACTTCCAGATCATGCTCGACGAGAACGACCTGGACATCGTGGTCGTGGCCACGCCGGTCTTCCTCCATGGCTCTATGGCCACCACAGCCCTCAAGAAGGGCATGCATGTCCTGATCGAGAAGCCCATGGCCAAGACCACCGAGGAGTGCTCCACCATCATCGGGAACGCCAACGGCTCCAAGAGCCTGGTGGGTTACTGCCGCCGCTTCATGCCGACCTACAACAGCGCCAAGAAGTTGATCGAGGAGGAAGAGTTGGGTAAGGTGCTCTCCTTCAGATCGCACTTCTACCTCAGCCAGGTCGATAAGCGAATGGAAGGATGGCAGTTCGACCCCTACAAGGGCGGGGGAGGGGCCCTCATAGACCTGGGCTGCCACGCCCTGGACATGGTCCACTACATCCTCGGGCCCATGCGTTCCGTCTCCTGCAGGACCGAGAGGGTAATATCCGAGAGCGTCGAGGACGTCGCCAGGTTGGAATTGACGCTGAATAGCGGCGTCAGGGGTAATCTCGCGGTCTCCTGGGTGGAGTCCGGTTACCGCCTCCCGGAGATGATGCTAGAGGTCACGTGCGAAAAGGGCGTGGCCAGGGTCGCGGAGAAGTACCTGGAAACGGTGTCGAACGATGGTACTGTCAACAAGAGATTCAAGCAATGCTTTCCCGACCCCATCCCCTTCAACATCGGGGGGAGGGAGTACACTGCCGAGGACCTCCACCTCGTTGAGAGCATTCGCGACGCGCAAAACACGAAGTGTGACATCAAGGTCGGCAGCATGCCTACCTCCGTGATCGATTCCGCCTACCTCTCCGCTCGCGACGGTCAACCCCAGAAAGTCCGTTACCTGTGA
- a CDS encoding GNAT family N-acetyltransferase, with the protein MVLSRQPPVMFIRYVGRRAGFKRSILVYFERSLDNYQEMPIEADLAFKTLDKSNIRLILEQGTIPDIFFVSPGYKTIKNKYKSIRKVRMDEITSRVDRGDVGFLALEKGEVVGWIWACLQEEKYEPAIEMNIKFGPSTSMIYGLYVVADRRKKGYGSSLIKYSLNYLAQQNYVRATAVVEHDNLPSQRSFMKVGFVPIKQMKRVRVPGYNRLSEKAVPSPEK; encoded by the coding sequence TTGGTTTTGTCGAGACAGCCGCCGGTGATGTTCATCAGATACGTGGGCAGGCGCGCCGGGTTCAAGCGATCGATACTGGTCTACTTTGAGAGGTCGTTGGATAACTACCAGGAGATGCCCATAGAGGCGGACCTAGCATTCAAGACGCTGGACAAGAGCAATATCCGTCTGATCCTGGAGCAAGGCACGATCCCGGACATCTTCTTCGTGTCGCCCGGCTACAAGACCATCAAGAACAAGTACAAGTCCATCCGGAAGGTGCGAATGGATGAGATCACCAGCAGGGTCGACAGGGGCGACGTGGGCTTCCTGGCTCTGGAAAAGGGAGAGGTCGTGGGATGGATATGGGCCTGTCTGCAGGAAGAGAAGTACGAGCCTGCCATCGAGATGAACATTAAGTTTGGTCCGTCAACATCAATGATCTATGGCCTGTACGTCGTCGCCGACCGCCGCAAGAAGGGCTATGGCTCATCGCTGATAAAATACTCGCTGAACTACCTTGCCCAGCAGAACTATGTGCGAGCTACAGCTGTCGTGGAGCATGATAACCTGCCGTCCCAGAGGTCCTTCATGAAGGTCGGCTTCGTGCCGATCAAGCAAATGAAAAGGGTCCGCGTTCCTGGTTACAATAGGTTATCAGAGAAGGCAGTCCCCTCGCCGGAAAAATGA